A DNA window from Bacteroides cellulosilyticus contains the following coding sequences:
- a CDS encoding glycoside hydrolase family 78 protein, producing MVLKRYILLLLCLPCLAQAKNITVSRLTCEMQEGMVIVEGYPRLGWAMSSSENGTRQTAYQVEIREACTGRSVWNSGKVKSSQSQLISTQEADIHRYSPYSYVWRVRVWDETDAPSEWSREAKFRLAPESLSSAKWIGAITREDARLPEGRRFHGAELKKPEVKAAWAAVDTLAKKSICLRREFRTDKKVVEATASVCGLGFYEFSLNGKKVGDSEFAPLWSDYDKSVYYNTYDVTELLQKGENVAGVLLGNGFYNVQGGRYRKLLISFGAPTLLFSLVINYEDGTRETIYSDNDWKYDLSPITFNCIYGGEDYDARREQEGWNKIGFNDRQWRPVVVQEAPKGMLRPQKAAPVKIMERYDIQKVTKLTSEQILSACKSTKRTVDPSAFVLDMGQNLAGFPEITVRGKRGQKVTLIVAEALTDEGACNQRQTGRQHYYEYTLKGEGDETWHPRFSYYGYRYIQVEGAVLKGQKNPGKLPVLKNIQSCFVYNSARKVSTFECSNPIFNAAHRLIEKAVRSNMQSVFTDCPHREKLGWLEQVHLNGPGLLYNYDLTAFAPQIMRNMADAQHANGAMPTTAPEYVVFEGPGMDAFAESPEWGGALVIFPYMYYETYGDDSLIKKYYQNMRRYVDYLSTRADRHILSFGLGDWYDYGDFRAGFSRNTPVPLVATAHYYMSVDYLIKAASIVGNDYDVRYYSSLAYDIMVAFNERFLNHDTAQYGTGSQCSNALPLFLRLTQSAGHQGIYEMDHRLNRKVFMNLVKDVEAHGNRLTTGDVGNRYLIQTLANYGADELIYKMFNHEEAPGYGFQLKFGATTLTEQWDPRQGSSWNHFMMGQIDEWFFNSLAGIRPYVKNGYQIVGIAPKPVGDLKYVKCSYDTPYGVIAVDWTHESGTFTLNLSVPVNTTAVVTLPGEIAPKEVQSGTYQWVVNEK from the coding sequence AAGCCAGTTAATATCCACTCAGGAGGCTGACATTCATCGTTACAGTCCCTATAGTTATGTTTGGCGTGTGCGCGTTTGGGATGAAACAGATGCGCCGTCCGAGTGGAGCCGTGAGGCGAAATTCCGTTTAGCTCCCGAAAGTTTATCTTCTGCAAAATGGATTGGCGCCATCACCCGTGAAGATGCCCGTCTGCCCGAAGGACGGAGATTTCATGGCGCAGAGTTGAAGAAGCCGGAAGTTAAAGCGGCCTGGGCGGCTGTGGACACATTGGCTAAGAAAAGCATTTGTCTGCGCCGGGAGTTCAGGACTGATAAGAAAGTGGTGGAAGCCACCGCATCAGTCTGTGGTCTGGGATTTTATGAATTCTCCCTGAACGGGAAGAAAGTAGGCGACAGTGAGTTTGCCCCGCTTTGGAGCGATTATGATAAAAGCGTGTATTATAATACGTATGATGTAACGGAATTGTTGCAGAAAGGTGAAAATGTCGCCGGTGTTTTGTTGGGTAACGGCTTTTATAATGTGCAGGGCGGGCGTTATCGTAAATTGCTGATAAGTTTCGGAGCTCCGACTCTTTTGTTTTCATTGGTCATTAATTATGAGGATGGAACGCGGGAGACAATCTATTCGGATAACGACTGGAAATACGATTTGAGCCCTATCACTTTTAATTGCATTTACGGGGGAGAAGATTATGATGCGCGCCGTGAACAGGAAGGATGGAATAAAATCGGTTTCAATGACAGGCAATGGCGTCCGGTAGTGGTTCAGGAAGCTCCGAAGGGAATGCTTCGTCCGCAGAAGGCGGCTCCGGTAAAGATTATGGAGCGCTATGACATTCAGAAGGTGACGAAACTTACGTCTGAACAGATTCTTTCTGCCTGTAAATCAACCAAAAGAACGGTCGATCCTTCTGCCTTTGTACTGGATATGGGGCAGAATCTGGCTGGTTTCCCGGAGATTACCGTGCGTGGAAAGCGGGGGCAAAAGGTCACTTTGATAGTTGCCGAGGCCTTGACCGATGAAGGTGCTTGCAATCAGCGTCAGACGGGACGCCAGCATTATTATGAATATACCTTGAAAGGTGAAGGCGACGAGACTTGGCATCCCCGTTTTTCTTATTATGGCTATCGTTACATCCAGGTGGAAGGGGCGGTGCTGAAGGGACAGAAGAATCCGGGAAAACTGCCTGTCTTGAAAAACATTCAATCGTGCTTTGTTTATAACTCGGCACGAAAGGTATCTACGTTCGAGTGTTCCAACCCCATCTTCAATGCGGCTCATCGTCTGATAGAGAAAGCTGTGCGCAGCAATATGCAGTCGGTGTTTACGGATTGTCCCCATCGTGAAAAGCTGGGTTGGCTGGAACAGGTGCACCTCAATGGCCCGGGCTTGCTCTATAATTATGATCTCACAGCCTTTGCCCCTCAGATAATGCGGAATATGGCAGATGCCCAGCATGCCAATGGAGCGATGCCTACGACTGCACCGGAATATGTGGTTTTTGAAGGTCCGGGAATGGACGCTTTTGCCGAATCTCCGGAGTGGGGAGGAGCTTTGGTCATTTTTCCGTATATGTATTATGAAACATACGGAGACGATTCACTGATAAAGAAATACTATCAGAATATGCGCCGCTATGTAGACTATCTCTCCACCCGCGCCGACCGCCATATCCTTTCTTTCGGCCTGGGCGACTGGTATGATTACGGGGATTTCCGTGCCGGTTTCTCCCGGAATACACCGGTTCCGTTGGTAGCCACGGCGCACTATTACATGAGCGTTGACTATTTAATTAAAGCGGCATCTATTGTAGGTAATGATTATGATGTCAGATATTACAGTTCTTTGGCATACGACATCATGGTTGCGTTTAATGAACGCTTTCTGAATCATGATACGGCACAATACGGCACGGGAAGCCAGTGCAGCAATGCATTGCCGCTTTTCCTCCGGCTCACTCAAAGCGCCGGACACCAGGGCATCTATGAAATGGATCATCGCCTGAACCGGAAGGTCTTCATGAACCTTGTGAAAGATGTGGAAGCCCATGGCAACCGGTTGACCACCGGTGATGTAGGCAACCGCTATCTGATCCAGACGTTGGCCAATTACGGTGCGGATGAACTTATCTATAAGATGTTCAACCACGAAGAAGCACCCGGATATGGCTTCCAACTCAAGTTTGGCGCCACAACTCTGACGGAACAGTGGGACCCCCGCCAAGGCTCTTCCTGGAATCACTTTATGATGGGACAGATTGATGAATGGTTTTTCAATTCGCTGGCCGGAATCCGTCCGTATGTTAAGAATGGATACCAGATTGTTGGCATTGCCCCGAAACCGGTTGGTGACTTGAAATATGTGAAATGCTCTTATGATACTCCTTACGGTGTGATAGCTGTAGACTGGACTCATGAGAGTGGAACGTTTACGTTGAATCTTTCTGTTCCGGTAAATACAACCGCAGTCGTTACCCTTCCCGGAGAGATAGCGCCGAAAGAAGTACAAAGCGGAACCTATCAATGGGTAGTGAACGAAAAATAA